One stretch of Garciella nitratireducens DSM 15102 DNA includes these proteins:
- a CDS encoding NAD(+) synthase: MHSKGYVRIATITPIIQVANCEYNQSQIIKTLQEAISNDTELAVYPELCVSGYTCADLFFQNTLLQETENAVKALCEFLKDYKIFVVIGAPVQVQGKLYNCAIIINKGKILGIIPKKYLANHNEFCEKRWFTSGFYTKGTHKICYAGQEVLFGCDLLFQHKNIPSLIVGIEICEDLWACIPPSSFYCEAGATVILNPSSSNAIIGKSNYRKTLIQQQSARCLTAYAYASSGFGESSTDLVFDGQGLIYENGHFLKESSRFSLSNMVTIADIDLDRILHDRLNSNCFKEYFPLKDKETEYTLIEFETYDKEHKLMREISPHPFIPESIEDQNKVCEEIFSIQTIGLAQRIRHIGCPTIIIGISGGLDSTLALLACVKTCDLLEMDRGKILAVTMPGFGTTDRTYQNALTLMKKLGVTIKEISIQKACIQHFQDIGHDISIHDATYENTQARERTQILMDLANKYHGIVVGTGDLSELALGWATYNGDHMSMYSVNSGIPKTLVRYLVRWIADGNINKEVKDALYDILDTPVSPELLPPDIAGNIAQKTEETIGPYELHDFFLFYIIRYGYSPKKIYYLACIAFKETYCQKTILKWLKSFYKRFFSQQFKRSCLPDGPKVGSISLSPRGSWKMPSDASFHIWFKQLQEIEKDCNYSN; this comes from the coding sequence ATGCACAGTAAAGGTTACGTTCGAATTGCTACAATTACCCCTATTATCCAAGTAGCAAATTGCGAATACAATCAATCTCAAATTATAAAAACTCTTCAGGAAGCCATAAGCAACGATACAGAGCTAGCAGTATACCCTGAATTATGTGTTTCTGGCTATACCTGTGCAGATTTATTTTTTCAAAATACTCTACTTCAAGAAACTGAAAATGCAGTTAAAGCTCTTTGTGAATTTTTAAAAGACTATAAAATATTTGTAGTCATCGGTGCTCCTGTACAAGTACAAGGAAAACTTTATAATTGTGCTATTATAATTAATAAAGGAAAAATTTTAGGGATCATTCCTAAAAAGTATCTTGCCAATCACAATGAATTTTGTGAAAAGCGATGGTTTACCAGTGGATTTTATACAAAGGGAACTCATAAAATTTGCTATGCAGGACAAGAAGTTCTCTTTGGTTGTGATCTTTTATTTCAACACAAAAATATTCCATCTCTTATCGTAGGAATTGAGATTTGTGAAGATTTATGGGCTTGTATTCCTCCTAGCAGTTTTTATTGTGAAGCTGGTGCTACTGTTATCTTAAATCCTTCCTCTAGTAATGCTATCATTGGAAAAAGCAATTATCGTAAGACATTGATTCAACAACAATCCGCTCGATGCCTTACAGCCTATGCTTATGCCTCCAGCGGATTTGGAGAATCTAGTACCGATTTAGTATTTGATGGACAAGGCTTAATCTATGAAAACGGACATTTTTTAAAAGAAAGTAGTCGCTTTTCTTTATCTAATATGGTTACCATCGCTGATATAGATTTAGATAGAATCCTTCATGATCGTTTGAATTCCAATTGTTTTAAAGAATATTTTCCTTTAAAAGATAAAGAAACAGAGTATACTCTTATAGAATTTGAAACCTATGACAAAGAACATAAACTTATGAGAGAAATCAGCCCTCATCCTTTTATTCCAGAAAGCATTGAAGATCAAAATAAAGTGTGTGAAGAGATCTTTTCTATTCAAACTATAGGACTTGCTCAACGAATTCGTCATATCGGATGCCCTACTATCATCATTGGTATTTCAGGAGGACTAGATTCTACTTTAGCATTGTTGGCCTGTGTAAAAACTTGTGATCTTTTAGAAATGGATCGAGGAAAAATTTTAGCAGTGACCATGCCTGGTTTTGGAACTACTGATAGAACTTATCAAAATGCGCTTACCTTAATGAAAAAGCTAGGAGTTACTATCAAAGAAATCTCTATTCAAAAAGCTTGTATACAGCATTTTCAAGATATTGGGCATGATATAAGTATTCATGATGCAACCTATGAAAATACCCAAGCTCGAGAAAGAACTCAAATCCTAATGGACTTAGCTAATAAATATCACGGAATTGTAGTAGGTACAGGAGATTTATCAGAATTGGCACTAGGATGGGCTACTTACAATGGAGATCATATGTCTATGTATTCTGTAAATTCAGGAATTCCCAAAACTTTAGTCCGATATCTTGTACGGTGGATTGCAGATGGCAATATAAATAAAGAAGTCAAAGATGCCCTATATGACATTTTAGATACTCCCGTTTCTCCAGAACTATTGCCTCCAGATATTGCAGGGAATATTGCTCAAAAAACAGAGGAAACTATAGGCCCTTATGAACTACACGATTTTTTTCTTTTTTATATAATAAGATATGGATATTCCCCTAAAAAAATATATTATTTAGCTTGTATTGCTTTTAAAGAAACATACTGTCAAAAAACCATCTTAAAATGGTTAAAAAGTTTTTATAAGAGATTTTTTTCTCAACAATTTAAACGTTCTTGTTTGCCTGATGGACCTAAGGTAGGTTCCATTAGCCTTTCCCCTAGAGGATCTTGGAAAATGCCCAGTGATGCTTCTTTCCATATTTGGTTCAAGCAATTGCAGGAAATAGAAAAAGATTGTAACTACTCCAACTAA
- a CDS encoding (2Fe-2S) ferredoxin domain-containing protein, whose product MKVEICVGSRCTMYGADHIIHSVEDLQESILNQMDTPKDFDLEVSLIKCMGRCKNGKHVSPVVIIDGEVMENTNSQEVMSKIIEKAKM is encoded by the coding sequence ATGAAGGTGGAAATTTGTGTTGGCTCCAGATGTACAATGTATGGAGCGGATCACATTATTCATAGTGTTGAAGATTTACAAGAGAGCATCTTAAACCAAATGGATACCCCTAAGGATTTTGATCTTGAGGTATCTCTGATTAAATGTATGGGGCGGTGTAAAAATGGGAAACATGTGAGTCCTGTAGTCATCATAGATGGAGAAGTAATGGAAAATACTAATAGTCAAGAGGTCATGTCTAAAATCATTGAAAAAGCAAAAATGTAG